The region CACCATAGTTTCAATACCAAAGTTTCCTATAGCCCACCCTTCGTCAGTTGTGTTCCACTTTCTGTAAAAAAGTGAGAGGGTTTTATTGTCAGAATAAGCGATACCTAATGATAGGTCGGGTGGTAAATCTTTGTAGTATGTTCTAGGCTCATCAAAGTTATACAGGAATGTAGGAGCGTATCCGATTAATACTCCGATTTGTTCCAAGTTTTCTTTGTTAAGCCATATATGTCCCTCTCCAAAGGCGTGCATTGGGAAAAGTGAAGATGATATTCCTATGTTGGGACTGTTTTCTTTGTAGTAGAGACTTTGAGGAGCTGGAGGAAGAATAGCTATGCCCGTGCAACTTAGCATTATAAAACTGGTAAGTAGAGCAAGAAAAGCTTTAACACCTCTGCTAACCATCGCAAACCTCCCAATAGTAATTGTATACGAAAAATATCGTGAATTCAACGGTTTTACTCTGAAGTTTGCAGTAGAGTTTGGTAAAAATTAAAGTGAAATAACCTCCTCTTGCCTCGTAAAATAAAGGCAAAAGGAGGGATATATGAACAGCAAAAAGTTGTAAATCACTCCATCAAAAACTTTCTACTTAACTTTCATCCAAGCTCAGGAAGAAGATATTAGGAGTCGTTCTTGCAATCGTTCTCTCAGGAAGCTTGAGGATATCTAGGGTAGCTCTCAGCAGTAGTATGCTGTGGTTTGGTTAAAATTCGTGTTAAAGAGATTCTGCACATAGCTTTGCTCTATTTTACTTCACCACTGCGGTGATATGTAGCGCAAAGGTTCAGAAGCTAGGAAGAGATGAAATTTCATTTTTTAAGAGAACTAAAAAAAGTTTCTATCCAACTTCGTTTTTTAGAATCTTCTTCTAGGGGGACTATTTTGGAGAGTGAGGAAGAATATTTTCCCTCCTTTTTGATTTTTTGCTAGTTATGAGTCTTTTGGACGTATCTTCTGCCGTTTTTGAAAGTTTTTTCTAGGTAGGTTTATAATACTTTCTGCTTGGAGGGTAGAATGGCTAGGTGTGAAGTTTGTGGTAAAGGGACCAAATTTGGAAACAATGTGAGTCACTCAAATAAGAAGACAAGAAGAGTTTGGAAAGTTAATATACAAAGAAAGAAAGTTATAATAGATGGTAAGGTAAAGTATGTAAAGATCTGTAGTAAATGTTTGAAAGCAGGAAAGCTTGATAAGCTAGCAATGGTGTAGTTATGGGATCAAGATACAAAAGTAAAAATACTTTTCTAGAGATTTTCTCAGGTTTTCCAGTGGTTGAAGTAGTTATAGTACTGATTGTATTTTTGGTGGTTTTAGGTATCCTACTTGTGCCTAAGGATATCGCTTACAAAATATCCATACTCCCTTTTATTAGTGTTTTCCGATGATTTTCAACAAGGGCCTAGAGAGGGTAATCCTTTCTGCTGTTGAGGGTAAACATAGCGGCGGAGTTGTGTTTGTAGGTCCTAGGGGGCTTTTTAAAACTTTTTCCTCGGAGGTTATAATATCAAAATTTCTGGAGGACTACCGATCTTGTCTACCTTTCAATCACAGTGATATCTTTGTTGCAGGTCCGTATTATTATGTTTTGTCTTACAAATTTTTTAGGAAAAATGTTGACAAATTGAAATCTAATGAAAGGTTGAGAGAGTTATTTTTCAAGTTTGTGGGATTTTGTATTGCTAATAGAGGGCTTGGGGAAGATATTGGTGATCTTTCTGAATTATTTTCGCTTGTTACTGCTTTGAGACAACAGAATTTTGATATAAAGGCTTTGGAAAAATTACTCTTGGGTTTTGAGAGTATCATTTCTAGTCTTTCAAGGATGGAAAGCATAGGAATAGATACGGTGAGGG is a window of Brevinematia bacterium DNA encoding:
- the rpmB gene encoding 50S ribosomal protein L28, translating into MARCEVCGKGTKFGNNVSHSNKKTRRVWKVNIQRKKVIIDGKVKYVKICSKCLKAGKLDKLAMV